The following are encoded together in the Oreochromis aureus strain Israel breed Guangdong linkage group 18, ZZ_aureus, whole genome shotgun sequence genome:
- the slc6a9 gene encoding sodium- and chloride-dependent glycine transporter 1 isoform X2 codes for MEEKQFAGILNGAVPGEPVKKDENSRRGNWGNQIEFVLTSVGYAVGLGNVWRFPYLCYRNGGGAFMLPYFIMLVFCGIPLFFLELSFGQFASLGCLGVWKISPMFKGVGYGMMVVSTYIGIYYNVVICIAFYYFFLSMTNLLPWTYCNNPWNTPDCSGVVGSGHQFNASLANATSSLVAGVSEVVNRTKRTSPSEEYWKHYVLNISDDIGNFGEVRLPILGCLAVSWSVVFLCLIRGVKSSGKVVYFTATFPYVVLTILFIRGITLDGAINGIKYYLTPQWQKVLDAKVWGDAASQIFYSLGCAWGGLITMASYNKFHNNCFRDSIIISITNCATSVYAGFVIFSILGFMAHHLNVPVSEVADHGPGLAFVAYPEALTLLPISPLWSLLFFFMLILLGLGTQFCLLETLVTAIVDEIGTDWIIKNKTVVTLSVAIAGFLLGVPLTTQAGIYWLLLMDNYAASFSLVIISCIMCICIMYIYGHRNYFKDVEMMLGFPPPLFFKVCWRFISPVIISFILIFTVIQYKPITYNDYVYPGWSLAIGFAMALSSVVCIPIYALYKISKSPGATFRERLKAACRAHPKWGPALQEHRTGRYAPMASEDTVEARPLKERDELKEEQKEKEKEEGKEKERKDEISLTIQGSNGSTNTHNNPNPSA; via the exons AACGGAGCAGTTCCAGGAGAGCCAGTGAAGAAGGATGAAAACTCCCGGAGAGGGAACTGGGGAAACCAGATTGAGTTTGTCCTCACCAGTGTGGGCTATGCTGTGGGCCTGGGCAATGTCTGGAGGTTTCCATACCTCTGCTACAGAAATGGAGGAG GTGCCTTCATGCTGCCGTACTTCATCATGCTTGTGTTCTGTGGCATTCCACTCTTCTTCCTCGAGCTCTCCTTTGGTCAGTTTGCCAGCTTGGGCTGTTTGGGGGTTTGGAAGATCAGCCCCATGTTTAAAG GCGTGGGCTACGGCATGATGGTGGTGTCCACCTACATTGGGATATACTACAATGTGGTTATTTGCATTGCCTTCTACTACTTTTTCTTGTCCATGACAAACCTGCTTCCATGGACTTACTGCAACAACCCCTGGAACACGCCAGACTGCAGCGGTGTCGTTGGCAGCGGACACCAGTTCAACGCTAGCCTGGCAAATGCTACCAGTAGCCTGGTAGCTGGGGTGTCTGAGGTAGTGAACCGGACCAAGAGGACCAGCCCAAGCGAGGAATACTGGAA ACACTATGTGTTGAACATCTCTGATGATATTGGGAACTTTGGAGAGGTCCGTCTCCCTATCCTGGGATGCCTGGCTGTATCCTGGTCTGTCGTCTTCCTCTGTCTCATCAGGGGCGTTAAATCATCTGGAAAG gtgGTGTACTTCACAGCCACATTCCCCTATGTCGTTCTGACTATCCTCTTCATCCGTGGCATCACCCTGGATGGAGCCATCAATGGCATCAAGTACTACCTGACTCCACAATGGCAGAAAGTCCTTGATGCAAAG GTGTGGGGAGATGCTGCCTCACAGATCTTCTACTCCTTGGGTTGTGCCTGGGGTGGTCTCATTACCATGGCTTCATATAACAAGTTCCACAACAACTGTTTCAG AGACAGCATCATCATCAGTATAACCAACTGTGCCACCAGCGTTTATGCTGGCTTTGTCATTTTCTCCATCCTGGGCTTCATGGCACACCACCTCAACGTCCCCGTGTCAGAGGTGGCTGACCACGGCCCGGGGCTGGCCTTTGTGGCCTACCCAGAAGCCCTCACTCTGCTTCCAATCTCGCCGCTGTGGTCgctgcttttcttcttcatgCTCATCCTTCTGGGACTGGGAACTCAG TTCTGTCTGCTGGAGACCTTAGTGACGGCCATCGTCGATGAAATTGGTACAGACTGGATCATCAAGAACAAGACCGTAGTCACGCTGTCAGTGGCCATAGCTGGTTTTCTACTGGGAGTGCCGCTAACGACACAG gcAGGAATCTATTGGCTTTTACTGATGGACAACTATGCTGCCAGTTTCTCTTTGGTCATCATCTCATGCATCATGTGCATCTGCATCATGTATATTTACG GCCACAGGAACTACTTCAAAGATGTAGAGATGATGCTGggctttcctcctcctctcttcttcaAAGTCTGCTGGAGATTCATCTCGCCTGTGATTATCTCT TTCATCCTGATCTTCACAGTGATCCAGTACAAACCCATTACTTACAATGACTACGTGTATCCCGGCTGGTCCTTGGCTATTGGCTTTGCCATGGCTCTGTCCTCGGTTGTCTGCATACCCATCTACGCCCTCTACAAGATCTCAAAGTCACCAGGAGCTACCTTTAGAGAG aGGTTGAAGGCAGCGTGCCGAGCACATCCAAAGTGGGGCCCTGCCCTCCAGGAGCACCGGACAGGCCGCTACGCCCCTATGGCCTCCGAAGACACTGTGGAGGCCCGTCCCTTAAAGGAGAGGGATGAGCTGAAGGAAGAACAAAAGgagaaggaaaaggaggagggaaaggagaaggagaggaagGATGAGATTAGCCTCACCATCCAGGGAAGCAACGGCTCcaccaacacacacaacaacccCAACCCCAGCGCATAG
- the slc6a9 gene encoding sodium- and chloride-dependent glycine transporter 1 isoform X1, with the protein MSESNTIAASTADQNGAVPGEPVKKDENSRRGNWGNQIEFVLTSVGYAVGLGNVWRFPYLCYRNGGGAFMLPYFIMLVFCGIPLFFLELSFGQFASLGCLGVWKISPMFKGVGYGMMVVSTYIGIYYNVVICIAFYYFFLSMTNLLPWTYCNNPWNTPDCSGVVGSGHQFNASLANATSSLVAGVSEVVNRTKRTSPSEEYWKHYVLNISDDIGNFGEVRLPILGCLAVSWSVVFLCLIRGVKSSGKVVYFTATFPYVVLTILFIRGITLDGAINGIKYYLTPQWQKVLDAKVWGDAASQIFYSLGCAWGGLITMASYNKFHNNCFRDSIIISITNCATSVYAGFVIFSILGFMAHHLNVPVSEVADHGPGLAFVAYPEALTLLPISPLWSLLFFFMLILLGLGTQFCLLETLVTAIVDEIGTDWIIKNKTVVTLSVAIAGFLLGVPLTTQAGIYWLLLMDNYAASFSLVIISCIMCICIMYIYGHRNYFKDVEMMLGFPPPLFFKVCWRFISPVIISFILIFTVIQYKPITYNDYVYPGWSLAIGFAMALSSVVCIPIYALYKISKSPGATFRERLKAACRAHPKWGPALQEHRTGRYAPMASEDTVEARPLKERDELKEEQKEKEKEEGKEKERKDEISLTIQGSNGSTNTHNNPNPSA; encoded by the exons AACGGAGCAGTTCCAGGAGAGCCAGTGAAGAAGGATGAAAACTCCCGGAGAGGGAACTGGGGAAACCAGATTGAGTTTGTCCTCACCAGTGTGGGCTATGCTGTGGGCCTGGGCAATGTCTGGAGGTTTCCATACCTCTGCTACAGAAATGGAGGAG GTGCCTTCATGCTGCCGTACTTCATCATGCTTGTGTTCTGTGGCATTCCACTCTTCTTCCTCGAGCTCTCCTTTGGTCAGTTTGCCAGCTTGGGCTGTTTGGGGGTTTGGAAGATCAGCCCCATGTTTAAAG GCGTGGGCTACGGCATGATGGTGGTGTCCACCTACATTGGGATATACTACAATGTGGTTATTTGCATTGCCTTCTACTACTTTTTCTTGTCCATGACAAACCTGCTTCCATGGACTTACTGCAACAACCCCTGGAACACGCCAGACTGCAGCGGTGTCGTTGGCAGCGGACACCAGTTCAACGCTAGCCTGGCAAATGCTACCAGTAGCCTGGTAGCTGGGGTGTCTGAGGTAGTGAACCGGACCAAGAGGACCAGCCCAAGCGAGGAATACTGGAA ACACTATGTGTTGAACATCTCTGATGATATTGGGAACTTTGGAGAGGTCCGTCTCCCTATCCTGGGATGCCTGGCTGTATCCTGGTCTGTCGTCTTCCTCTGTCTCATCAGGGGCGTTAAATCATCTGGAAAG gtgGTGTACTTCACAGCCACATTCCCCTATGTCGTTCTGACTATCCTCTTCATCCGTGGCATCACCCTGGATGGAGCCATCAATGGCATCAAGTACTACCTGACTCCACAATGGCAGAAAGTCCTTGATGCAAAG GTGTGGGGAGATGCTGCCTCACAGATCTTCTACTCCTTGGGTTGTGCCTGGGGTGGTCTCATTACCATGGCTTCATATAACAAGTTCCACAACAACTGTTTCAG AGACAGCATCATCATCAGTATAACCAACTGTGCCACCAGCGTTTATGCTGGCTTTGTCATTTTCTCCATCCTGGGCTTCATGGCACACCACCTCAACGTCCCCGTGTCAGAGGTGGCTGACCACGGCCCGGGGCTGGCCTTTGTGGCCTACCCAGAAGCCCTCACTCTGCTTCCAATCTCGCCGCTGTGGTCgctgcttttcttcttcatgCTCATCCTTCTGGGACTGGGAACTCAG TTCTGTCTGCTGGAGACCTTAGTGACGGCCATCGTCGATGAAATTGGTACAGACTGGATCATCAAGAACAAGACCGTAGTCACGCTGTCAGTGGCCATAGCTGGTTTTCTACTGGGAGTGCCGCTAACGACACAG gcAGGAATCTATTGGCTTTTACTGATGGACAACTATGCTGCCAGTTTCTCTTTGGTCATCATCTCATGCATCATGTGCATCTGCATCATGTATATTTACG GCCACAGGAACTACTTCAAAGATGTAGAGATGATGCTGggctttcctcctcctctcttcttcaAAGTCTGCTGGAGATTCATCTCGCCTGTGATTATCTCT TTCATCCTGATCTTCACAGTGATCCAGTACAAACCCATTACTTACAATGACTACGTGTATCCCGGCTGGTCCTTGGCTATTGGCTTTGCCATGGCTCTGTCCTCGGTTGTCTGCATACCCATCTACGCCCTCTACAAGATCTCAAAGTCACCAGGAGCTACCTTTAGAGAG aGGTTGAAGGCAGCGTGCCGAGCACATCCAAAGTGGGGCCCTGCCCTCCAGGAGCACCGGACAGGCCGCTACGCCCCTATGGCCTCCGAAGACACTGTGGAGGCCCGTCCCTTAAAGGAGAGGGATGAGCTGAAGGAAGAACAAAAGgagaaggaaaaggaggagggaaaggagaaggagaggaagGATGAGATTAGCCTCACCATCCAGGGAAGCAACGGCTCcaccaacacacacaacaacccCAACCCCAGCGCATAG